AGAAATACTTGAGTACTTGGAAAATAACATTAGATGCGTCATATCATGCAGTGCTGCATGTGTAAAAATTGTAACTCTAGATCATTTCATGCAAGCGCATGTATAATTTCATGTACAAAAATTGATCTGTTTTATTAGGACCTCACTATATAAACCCAATTcattatctatttatctatttatcgcTATAAATGTGAATATCCTTAAAAAGATACGCTTTCTACTAAGATTCacatcaaatttatatattacaatAAACATGATTGTCAAACGTGTATGTACTTTGATTATTTTAGTAACAGCAAGGTAAATCTCTTTATTAATTTCCATAGTAATCagaattcattattttctgttacaCACTggttagaaaattaattttttattcaattctttccCAATAATATGATTCGGGTGTTTTAGGTTCACACGAATCAATATCCTAATTACCGTTTTATTACTGAatccaaattattaaaaaattgtcaaatatacTGTCATATTTCTGTTCACCTAAGCACCCTTTTATCTATTAAATCAATCATATTTGGGTCATACTTTTAGGTATACCAATGGAGAAAATAATGGCTCTTTTCctgatacttttttatttggAGTAGCAATTTCTTCATATCAATCCGAAGGAGCTTGGAATGTGGACGGTAAAAGTGAAAGTATTTGGGATGCATTTACACATAAAAATCCTTCTCCTATAAAAGGCGGCCATAATGGTGATGTTGCCTGTGATTCTTATCATAGATACAAAGAAGATATTGCACTGGCAGCTGGACTGGGACtcgatttttatagattttcaaTTTCATGGTCAAGGTAATATCATGTAATTCTATTGAAAACGAATGTAGTATACACCTCTCATGAATATGTCTCTAGAAAATTAAGACAATATTATTCTCAAAACATGTCAAATTCTTTTTTGTCTGTTTGTTTCGATAACAAGCGAAGCaccaatatttctaaatttttcaaaccTAAATATGCCATTGGCTTTAAACGCATTAGGTATATGTCTCCATATCGAGAATtattttcctcttcttctaTAGAATTCTTTATGCCCTTTTAATCGTCAGAATACTAGAGTTTTAGTTTTCAACCATTTTCTCACTCTTTCCGATATTTTGCTACTTTATTTATTTGCGGTATTGTTTTCCTTCCTATCCTATTTGCGGTAGTTGACAATCTACTTCTTAGGCTTTGTGGTGTTCTCTTTATATATCCCTATATCTTTTAACTATTGTGTTTCCTATTGGCTACTGTTTGAGGTTCTCTAtagtcaatattttcatttcttatccCGTCCGTCCTCTTTTTCCCTGTTTTCCTAAGTTGTTTCATCTCTGCTGCTACTATTTTACGCTGTGTCTTTTTGTTCAGTAACCCCGAGATATTTTACGGAAGTACTGTTATCCATTTGGAATAAGGTATATTTGATAAGATATACCAATGTGATCCCTCTATCTATCCTTTGTCCATCGATAATTAAATCTTTCCCATTCTCGGTTTATTGccatctttttatattttttgattttgactTCGATTCTCAGATCTCCTATTATCTTTAtccatgtttttattttttcttccattttctgAAATGTATCTGATAGTACTACTTTGTCATTCGCATATACTAATTCATCTGTTTTCACTTATCCAATTTATAACTAGTATAAATAGAAGAGGACTGAGACTGTCTATTTGTTTTACACCCATCTCTATCCTAAACTCTGTGAATCTTCTTTCTGGgatctctatttttttcatatgatCCCACAtcatttttctatctatttaGTCGAAAGTATCTTTCAAATCGAaagatgtaattttttcttctcatattctattttcttttctattaaaCTCTTAATATGTATTTCCTTTTCTATAGGCAGTTTGCTCCTACTCCATTTCCtcataaatatatttccttATCTTCGTCTCTTTGATTCTCGTATATGTTTCTAAACCAACTAACGAaacttgttttcaaaattaacacTAATGATTTTTAACTATTATGATCTTCAGCTACAACTCACATAAAATAATTGGTTTATTCAgagaatatttacaaataatggCAGTTCTCAATCTTACCAATTGAATAATATTGGAAATTCGTTGGAATAATAGTATTGAATCATCatgtcaaaaatcaaattaaatttacgaaatttatagaaaatatcttttactgCGATCACATCCATTCCACAACAAACATAACTGTCTCGAAAGCCTGTTTTGAAACCAATGCACTTTACTATCGGATCTAGAAACTAATCTGCTTCAATTGAGCATCTACTGATACACACAACGCTCCTGTAATTGGAAAATTACCAACTATTGAGCATTATCAGTATGTTTCTTAGCGGTGTCGTGATTCAGTTATCTTTGCGAGCCACTGCTCTAAGGTATaacataatacataaaaatatcacCAATTTTTTAGAGTCCTTCCAACTGGTTACGACAATGAAGTAAATGAAATTGGattacaatattataaaaacttcgtggcagaaataagaaaatatgacATGATTCCTGTAGCAACAATCTACCATTGGGATCTTCCAAATAATCTTGTATCCATTGGCtgggataatttaaaaatggtagaTCTTTTCGTGAATTATTCAAGGGTGGTTATTAAAAATCTACCAGATGTGGGAGTCTGGCTTACAATAAACGAACCAAAACAAATATGTCACAGTGGCTATGGCGATACACTCTTAGCCCCGGCAAAAAATAGCAGCGGTTTAGCTGAATATATGTGTGCATATGTAGTCCTCAAAGCACATGCTGAAACATACCATATGTATAAAGAAGAGTTCAATAACTATACAGGTAACTATTATTCCAAGAAGTATTCATATCAAATATATAGCTAGCAAAATCAATCAATTCGATGCTCAATATTCAGACAATCCAATGGGCTACTTTCTGAACCCACTTTAATCAACTTCAAAAGTTCATACCCAACGATATACAAATTATTTCGTTGTGAAAAACAGTATCTATTTTCTGTCATCAAAATCCTAACCGTGATTAAATATCTAGTCTAATGacaatgaataatttaaatttggtatatatacaatacaccaaaagtattttattcaattcaatatttttccattgttaaaattttaatttgcaGCAAAAATGTCTATAGTTATAGACTGTCAATGGTATGAACCCTTAACTAGTTCAGCAGCAGATAAAGAAGCAGCAGAAAGGTTTATAAACTTTGAAGTGAGTATATgattatcaatataatatcaACACTTGAAAAGAGTTGAATATCGaactgtttaatatttttttttgggaagTAGTACGCCTACGCAAACTGCGTATGAAGGCTCTTCACCATTATCTACGACAGCGCACCTTCCCATACCACCATTGCTAAATTCACGAATTGCACTTTAAATTGGTTTATCAACCACTGTATTCACCAGATATATTCAACATACCAGGACGTTATCTAATACGTAAACgtctattttgaggagaaagacAGCAACG
This DNA window, taken from Diorhabda sublineata isolate icDioSubl1.1 chromosome 4, icDioSubl1.1, whole genome shotgun sequence, encodes the following:
- the LOC130442853 gene encoding myrosinase 1-like; amino-acid sequence: MIVKRVCTLIILVTARYTNGENNGSFPDTFLFGVAISSYQSEGAWNVDGKSESIWDAFTHKNPSPIKGGHNGDVACDSYHRYKEDIALAAGLGLDFYRFSISWSRVLPTGYDNEVNEIGLQYYKNFVAEIRKYDMIPVATIYHWDLPNNLVSIGWDNLKMVDLFVNYSRVVIKNLPDVGVWLTINEPKQICHSGYGDTLLAPAKNSSGLAEYMCAYVVLKAHAETYHMYKEEFNNYTAKMSIVIDCQWYEPLTSSAADKEAAERFINFECGIYAHPIYIGDWPIDLKFRIYERSLMENYNKSRLPELTLEEINYIQGTADFFALNTYFTYMVNDVPEGDPNITSFQNDVRIEKTYVKGAQLGANGFPVVPWGVYKMLKYIKNAYNDPVILITEMGFSEYGLTLEDDLRILFFMDYFNATLEAMFQDGVQVIGISAWSLLDNFEWVDGYSAHFGFYYIDFTDPNLTRIPKKSVEFFKKLVEKKSLPILENYQNSGADNKIFNSIVNNLLGIFIIFYILFIQ